The Flavobacterium commune genome contains a region encoding:
- a CDS encoding GSCFA domain-containing protein, whose protein sequence is MQFRTPIPILESPFPVDYHSGILSLGSCFAVNMAEKLEYFKFQNACNPFGIIFNPVSIEKLISRAVTKQFFSEKDIFVLNDSWHCFEVHSELSNSDKAIFLQLLNELVVATHQQIIQSSHFLITYGTAWVYRHIESGEIVANCHKLPQKQFTKEILSIDSIQTAIQNTFRLIQSLNPEAKFTFTVSPVRHIKDGVVENQRSKAHLISAIHQVLGDSAFCNVNSAIYFPSYEIMMDELRDYRFYAEDMLHPNQVAINYIWQRFKETSISKTAFIVMEQVEGIQKSLSHRSFKPESESHQKFLAKLQAGITKLCSEYPFMKF, encoded by the coding sequence ATGCAATTTCGTACCCCAATACCCATTTTAGAAAGTCCGTTTCCTGTTGATTATCATTCAGGAATTTTAAGTTTGGGTTCTTGTTTTGCGGTAAATATGGCCGAAAAATTGGAGTATTTTAAATTTCAAAATGCTTGCAATCCGTTTGGGATTATTTTTAATCCCGTTTCGATTGAAAAATTAATTTCAAGAGCCGTTACTAAACAGTTTTTTAGCGAAAAAGATATTTTCGTTCTCAATGATTCATGGCATTGTTTTGAAGTTCATTCGGAACTTTCAAATTCTGATAAAGCAATTTTTTTACAATTATTAAATGAATTAGTTGTTGCAACACATCAGCAAATAATCCAGTCCAGCCATTTTCTAATTACTTACGGAACGGCTTGGGTATATCGTCATATCGAAAGCGGAGAAATAGTGGCCAATTGTCATAAACTACCCCAGAAGCAATTTACAAAGGAAATTTTATCGATTGACAGCATTCAAACCGCAATTCAGAATACATTTCGTTTAATTCAGTCGCTAAATCCCGAGGCAAAATTTACATTCACTGTTTCACCAGTGCGTCATATCAAAGATGGCGTTGTAGAAAATCAAAGGAGTAAAGCCCATTTAATTAGTGCAATTCATCAGGTTTTAGGGGATTCTGCTTTCTGCAATGTAAATTCCGCCATTTATTTTCCCAGTTACGAAATTATGATGGACGAATTACGTGATTATCGCTTTTATGCCGAAGACATGCTGCATCCTAACCAAGTGGCAATAAATTACATCTGGCAGCGATTTAAGGAAACTTCCATTTCAAAAACTGCTTTTATTGTTATGGAGCAAGTGGAAGGAATTCAAAAAAGCTTATCCCATCGGTCTTTTAAGCCAGAATCAGAAAGTCATCAAAAATTTCTAGCCAAACTTCAGGCAGGAATTACTAAATTGTGTTCGGAATATCCATTTATGAAATTTTAA
- a CDS encoding DUF4230 domain-containing protein — MIKNILIGAAVIVAAVLLFKFCDFKKSDEDAISYNTNLIQQQIVNVGKLVVTEGHFSEVITYKNQQKYLLDMVSFEKKALIVVNADVTVAYDLHQMKYDIDEKNKIITIVSIPKEEIKISPDIQFYDVEQSKLNPFTGDDYNKINKQVKANLAKKIAKSTLKSNAQNRLISELSKILILTNTMGWKLQYEGKVIETEKDLGQQVKL; from the coding sequence ATGATAAAAAACATACTTATTGGAGCCGCAGTTATAGTGGCAGCCGTCTTGTTATTTAAATTTTGTGATTTCAAAAAAAGCGATGAAGATGCTATTAGTTACAATACCAATCTGATTCAGCAGCAAATTGTAAACGTTGGTAAATTAGTCGTTACCGAGGGGCATTTCTCAGAAGTGATTACCTATAAAAATCAGCAAAAATACCTGTTGGATATGGTTTCTTTTGAAAAAAAAGCGCTCATTGTGGTCAATGCCGATGTGACCGTGGCTTATGATTTGCACCAAATGAAGTATGATATTGACGAAAAAAACAAAATAATCACTATTGTAAGTATTCCAAAAGAAGAAATAAAAATCAGTCCCGATATTCAGTTTTATGATGTAGAACAAAGCAAACTGAATCCTTTTACGGGCGATGATTACAATAAAATCAACAAGCAGGTTAAGGCTAATTTGGCAAAGAAAATAGCTAAATCAACCTTAAAATCTAATGCCCAAAACCGACTCATTAGCGAACTTTCTAAAATTTTGATTCTGACCAACACTATGGGGTGGAAATTACAATACGAAGGCAAAGTTATTGAAACTGAAAAAGATTTAGGGCAACAGGTGAAATTATAG
- a CDS encoding group III truncated hemoglobin, whose product MSDLADIKNLDDIKLLVDSFYAKVREDNLIGPVFNEKIGPNWPAHLERMYRFWQTILLEEHTYSGSPFPPHKHLPVEKEHFNRWMEIFTETIDALFQGKLAEEAKLRAKNMAEMFFYKIEYFRNGGRNFFEN is encoded by the coding sequence ATGAGCGATTTAGCCGATATTAAAAATCTTGACGACATCAAATTATTAGTAGATAGTTTCTATGCTAAAGTACGAGAAGACAACTTAATTGGACCTGTTTTTAATGAAAAAATAGGCCCTAATTGGCCGGCACATTTAGAAAGAATGTACCGTTTTTGGCAAACCATCTTACTCGAAGAACACACCTACTCAGGCAGTCCGTTTCCTCCGCACAAGCATTTGCCGGTAGAAAAAGAGCATTTTAATCGTTGGATGGAAATTTTTACCGAAACTATCGATGCTTTATTCCAAGGAAAACTAGCAGAAGAAGCAAAACTCCGAGCTAAAAACATGGCAGAAATGTTCTTTTACAAAATTGAGTATTTCAGAAATGGCGGACGGAATTTTTTCGAAAACTAA